Genomic DNA from Thiosocius teredinicola:
ACTTCTTTTTCAAGTGAATCAGCAACAACGACACGGCCGCCGGTGTCACTCCGGGTATCCGGCCGGCCTGCCCGATGGTCTCGGGACGATGCCGCGCCAGTTTCTCACGCACCTCCGACGACAAGCCTTTGACGTGTGCAAAATCGATATCGCGCGGTAGTTTGAGCGCTTCATTGTTGCGCGAGCGCTCGATCTCGTCACACTGCCGATCGATATAGCCGGCGTACTTGGCCTGGATTTCGATCTGCTCCTGTACCGCAGCATCGTCGCAACCGCTACCGACGCCGGGCAGACCCGTCACACCGGCATAGCTCGCCTGCGGGCGGGCAATCAGATCGAGCGCACGCGCCTCTTTGCGCAAAGGATCGCCGAGCACAGCGGTCGCCGTTGCCTCGTCGATCTGCGCAGGCCGCACCCAGATATCACGCAGACGTTGTTGCTCGCGCACGATCGCCTCGCGCTTGCGTTCAAATATCTGCCAACGATGCTCGTCGACCAGGCCGAGTCTGCGGCCGGTTTCGGTCAACCGCAGGTCAGCATTGTCTTCACGTAGCAGCAGACGATACTCGGCGCGCGACGTGAACATGCGATAGGGCTCGGCTGTGCCACGCGTGATCAGGTCGTCGACCAGTACGCCGAGGTAGGCCTCGTCGCGGCGCGGGCTCCATGCGTCCTGCTGCGTAACCTGCAAGGCCGCATTCAGTCCGGCGAGCAAACCTTGCGCCGCAGCCTCTTCATAACCGGTGGTGCCGTTGATCTGGCCGGCGAAGAACAGGCTGTCGACGAACTTGGTCTCCAACGAGCTCTTGAGATCGCGCGGATCGAAGAAGTCGTATTCGATGGCGTAGCCGGGGCGGGTGATGCGGGCGTTTTCGAAACCGCGCATCGAGCGCACCAGCTCCCATTGCACGTCGAAAGGCAGGGAGGTGGATATGCCGTTCGGATACACCTCGGTGCTGGTCAATCCTTCCGGCTCGATGAATATCTGGTGCGAGTCCTTGTCGGCAAAGCGCACCACCTTGTCTTCGATCGACGGACAATACCGCGGGCCAACGCCTTCGATGATGCCGGTATACATCGGCGAGCGCGACATGCCACCACGGATCACCTCGTGCGTGCGCTCGTTGGTGCGCGTGATATGGCAAGGCACCTGCTGCGGATGCTGGCTGCGATCGCCGAGAAACGAGAACACCGGTTCCGGATCGTCCCCCGGCTGCTCTTCCAACACCGAG
This window encodes:
- the mnmG gene encoding tRNA uridine-5-carboxymethylaminomethyl(34) synthesis enzyme MnmG; the protein is MFHSEAYDVIVVGGGHAGTEAALAAARMGVKTLLLSHSIETLGTMSCNPAIGGIGKGHLVKEIDALGGLMAHAADLGGIQFRTLNSRKGPAVRATRAQADRVLYKAAVRTALQDQANLDLFQQAVDDLIVENDRVTGVVTQMGLKFHARAVVLTVGTFLGGRIHVGLENYEGGRAGDPPSNALSRRLRELPFNVERLKTGTPPRIDSRSIDYSVLEEQPGDDPEPVFSFLGDRSQHPQQVPCHITRTNERTHEVIRGGMSRSPMYTGIIEGVGPRYCPSIEDKVVRFADKDSHQIFIEPEGLTSTEVYPNGISTSLPFDVQWELVRSMRGFENARITRPGYAIEYDFFDPRDLKSSLETKFVDSLFFAGQINGTTGYEEAAAQGLLAGLNAALQVTQQDAWSPRRDEAYLGVLVDDLITRGTAEPYRMFTSRAEYRLLLREDNADLRLTETGRRLGLVDEHRWQIFERKREAIVREQQRLRDIWVRPAQIDEATATAVLGDPLRKEARALDLIARPQASYAGVTGLPGVGSGCDDAAVQEQIEIQAKYAGYIDRQCDEIERSRNNEALKLPRDIDFAHVKGLSSEVREKLARHRPETIGQAGRIPGVTPAAVSLLLIHLKKKSA